In Syngnathus acus chromosome 21, fSynAcu1.2, whole genome shotgun sequence, one genomic interval encodes:
- the LOC119115581 gene encoding muscleblind-like protein 2a isoform X3, with amino-acid sequence MASGRDTKWLTLEVCRQFQRGNCSRSDEECKFAHPPKSCQVENGRVIACFDSLKGRCSRENCKYLHPPSHLKTQLEINGRNNLIQQKTAAAVLAQQMQIMIPTASLPSVGLGTNSGLGYGSYLTPLSHGMGLLPTDILPNSQVLVSGSAPVTVQSSPSSSSSSPSQKLQRTDKLEVCREFQRGTCTRGETDCRFAHPSDNPMIDSVDNTVTVCMDYIKSRCSRDKCKYFHPPAHLQAKIKSGQHQTAMAAQATAAAVGFPHSLLQPLPKRAALEKSNWASSLLSPSLLHYQQALASTQLQQPTAAFYPAGSVFCMAPANSVVPMMYSATPASVSAATSPATSVPYAATAPANQIILK; translated from the exons ATGGCGTCGGGGAGAGatacaaaatggctgaccCTGGAAGTGTGTCGACAGTTTCAGCGAGGAAACTGTTCACGTAGTGACGAGGAGTGCAAATTTGCTCACCCGCCAAAGAGCTGCCAAGTGGAAAATGGGAGGGTCATCGCCTGCTTCGACTCACTAAAA GGCCGATGCTCTCGAGAGAACTGCAAGTACCTCCATCCACCTTCCCACTTAAAGACTCAGCTGGAAATAAACGGGCGCAACAATCTCATTCAGCAGAAAACAGCAGCTGCTGTGCTCGCCCAGCAGATGCAGATCATGATCCCTACAGCCAGTCTGCCGTCTGTG GGTCTTGGCACTAACTCTGGTCTCGGCTACGGTTCCTACTTGACGCCCCTAAGCCACGGGATGGGCCTTCTTCCCACAGACATCCTCCCCAACAGTCAGGTTCTCGTTTCAGGGAGCGCGCCTGTCACGGTTCAGAGCTcgccttcttcctcctcttcttcgcCCTCCCAGAAGCTCCAGCGCACCGACAAACTGGAG GTGTGTCGCGAGTTTCAGCGAGGGACCTGCACTCGGGGAGAAACGGACTGCCGCTTTGCCCACCCCAGCGACAACCCCATGATCGATAGCGTCGACAATACCGTCACCGTTTGCATGGACTACATCAAGAGCCGCTGCAGCCGCGACAAGTGCAAGTATTTTCACCCGCCTGCGCACTTGCAGGCCAAAATTAAGTCCGGTCAACATCAGACAGCCATGGCGGCCCAGGCCACAGCTGCAGCCGTG ggCTTCCCCCACAGCCTCCTGCAACCGCTACCAAAGAGGGCAGCTCTGGAGAAGAGCAACTGGGCCAGCTCATTGCTCAGCCCCAGTTTGTTGCACTACCAGCAGGCTCTGGCCAGCACGCAGTTGCAGCAGCCCACGGCCGCATTCTACCCCGCAG GGTCTGTTTTCTGTATGGCTCCTGCGAACAGCGTCG TCCCCATGATGTACAGTGCTACGCCTGCTAGTGTCTCTGCAGCAACTTCTCCCGCCACAAGTGTCCCCTACGCAGCAACagcaccagccaatcag
- the LOC119115581 gene encoding muscleblind-like protein 2a isoform X2: protein MASGRDTKWLTLEVCRQFQRGNCSRSDEECKFAHPPKSCQVENGRVIACFDSLKGRCSRENCKYLHPPSHLKTQLEINGRNNLIQQKTAAAVLAQQMQIMIPTASLPSVGLGTNSGLGYGSYLTPLSHGMGLLPTDILPNSQVLVSGSAPVTVQSSPSSSSSSPSQKLQRTDKLEVCREFQRGTCTRGETDCRFAHPSDNPMIDSVDNTVTVCMDYIKSRCSRDKCKYFHPPAHLQAKIKSGQHQTAMAAQATAAAVTQSTAKAMKRPLEATVDLGFPHSLLQPLPKRAALEKSNWASSLLSPSLLHYQQALASTQLQQPTAAFYPAGSVFCMAPANSVDHSQVTARNRCHPDPEQPVCTYSVHSARHLQQAAC from the exons ATGGCGTCGGGGAGAGatacaaaatggctgaccCTGGAAGTGTGTCGACAGTTTCAGCGAGGAAACTGTTCACGTAGTGACGAGGAGTGCAAATTTGCTCACCCGCCAAAGAGCTGCCAAGTGGAAAATGGGAGGGTCATCGCCTGCTTCGACTCACTAAAA GGCCGATGCTCTCGAGAGAACTGCAAGTACCTCCATCCACCTTCCCACTTAAAGACTCAGCTGGAAATAAACGGGCGCAACAATCTCATTCAGCAGAAAACAGCAGCTGCTGTGCTCGCCCAGCAGATGCAGATCATGATCCCTACAGCCAGTCTGCCGTCTGTG GGTCTTGGCACTAACTCTGGTCTCGGCTACGGTTCCTACTTGACGCCCCTAAGCCACGGGATGGGCCTTCTTCCCACAGACATCCTCCCCAACAGTCAGGTTCTCGTTTCAGGGAGCGCGCCTGTCACGGTTCAGAGCTcgccttcttcctcctcttcttcgcCCTCCCAGAAGCTCCAGCGCACCGACAAACTGGAG GTGTGTCGCGAGTTTCAGCGAGGGACCTGCACTCGGGGAGAAACGGACTGCCGCTTTGCCCACCCCAGCGACAACCCCATGATCGATAGCGTCGACAATACCGTCACCGTTTGCATGGACTACATCAAGAGCCGCTGCAGCCGCGACAAGTGCAAGTATTTTCACCCGCCTGCGCACTTGCAGGCCAAAATTAAGTCCGGTCAACATCAGACAGCCATGGCGGCCCAGGCCACAGCTGCAGCCGTG ACTCAGTCGACTGCCAAAGCAATGAAGCGACCCCTCGAGGCAACTGTAGACCTG ggCTTCCCCCACAGCCTCCTGCAACCGCTACCAAAGAGGGCAGCTCTGGAGAAGAGCAACTGGGCCAGCTCATTGCTCAGCCCCAGTTTGTTGCACTACCAGCAGGCTCTGGCCAGCACGCAGTTGCAGCAGCCCACGGCCGCATTCTACCCCGCAG GGTCTGTTTTCTGTATGGCTCCTGCGAACAGCGTCG
- the LOC119115581 gene encoding muscleblind-like protein 2a isoform X1, translating into MASGRDTKWLTLEVCRQFQRGNCSRSDEECKFAHPPKSCQVENGRVIACFDSLKGRCSRENCKYLHPPSHLKTQLEINGRNNLIQQKTAAAVLAQQMQIMIPTASLPSVGLGTNSGLGYGSYLTPLSHGMGLLPTDILPNSQVLVSGSAPVTVQSSPSSSSSSPSQKLQRTDKLEVCREFQRGTCTRGETDCRFAHPSDNPMIDSVDNTVTVCMDYIKSRCSRDKCKYFHPPAHLQAKIKSGQHQTAMAAQATAAAVTQSTAKAMKRPLEATVDLGFPHSLLQPLPKRAALEKSNWASSLLSPSLLHYQQALASTQLQQPTAAFYPAGSVFCMAPANSVVPMMYSATPASVSAATSPATSVPYAATAPANQIILK; encoded by the exons ATGGCGTCGGGGAGAGatacaaaatggctgaccCTGGAAGTGTGTCGACAGTTTCAGCGAGGAAACTGTTCACGTAGTGACGAGGAGTGCAAATTTGCTCACCCGCCAAAGAGCTGCCAAGTGGAAAATGGGAGGGTCATCGCCTGCTTCGACTCACTAAAA GGCCGATGCTCTCGAGAGAACTGCAAGTACCTCCATCCACCTTCCCACTTAAAGACTCAGCTGGAAATAAACGGGCGCAACAATCTCATTCAGCAGAAAACAGCAGCTGCTGTGCTCGCCCAGCAGATGCAGATCATGATCCCTACAGCCAGTCTGCCGTCTGTG GGTCTTGGCACTAACTCTGGTCTCGGCTACGGTTCCTACTTGACGCCCCTAAGCCACGGGATGGGCCTTCTTCCCACAGACATCCTCCCCAACAGTCAGGTTCTCGTTTCAGGGAGCGCGCCTGTCACGGTTCAGAGCTcgccttcttcctcctcttcttcgcCCTCCCAGAAGCTCCAGCGCACCGACAAACTGGAG GTGTGTCGCGAGTTTCAGCGAGGGACCTGCACTCGGGGAGAAACGGACTGCCGCTTTGCCCACCCCAGCGACAACCCCATGATCGATAGCGTCGACAATACCGTCACCGTTTGCATGGACTACATCAAGAGCCGCTGCAGCCGCGACAAGTGCAAGTATTTTCACCCGCCTGCGCACTTGCAGGCCAAAATTAAGTCCGGTCAACATCAGACAGCCATGGCGGCCCAGGCCACAGCTGCAGCCGTG ACTCAGTCGACTGCCAAAGCAATGAAGCGACCCCTCGAGGCAACTGTAGACCTG ggCTTCCCCCACAGCCTCCTGCAACCGCTACCAAAGAGGGCAGCTCTGGAGAAGAGCAACTGGGCCAGCTCATTGCTCAGCCCCAGTTTGTTGCACTACCAGCAGGCTCTGGCCAGCACGCAGTTGCAGCAGCCCACGGCCGCATTCTACCCCGCAG GGTCTGTTTTCTGTATGGCTCCTGCGAACAGCGTCG TCCCCATGATGTACAGTGCTACGCCTGCTAGTGTCTCTGCAGCAACTTCTCCCGCCACAAGTGTCCCCTACGCAGCAACagcaccagccaatcag